A single Actinomadura algeriensis DNA region contains:
- a CDS encoding glycoside hydrolase family 3 protein, which produces MTTDDIATTGEITRLARAALSPSFPGATAPGWLLDELERGLGGVTLFALTGNVPSPESLAALTARMRTAGAPLVSIDEEGGDVTRLGGHATGSPYPGNAALGAVDDPDLTRRVYRSMGAELAEVGVNLNFAPSVDVNTAADNPVIGTRSFGSDAALVARHAAAAVAGTQEAGVAACAKHFPGHGATVVDSHLTIPLVDADLALLDRRELVPFRAAIDAGARAVMTGHLNVPEITEGLPATLSPAAITGLLRERLGYAGVIVTDALDMRGASGAIGIPEASVRAIIAGADLLCLGPNEHADTLRATLAAVEAAVRDGRLSPHRLQDAADRTDALRRWLSGEVPATPDRDAGLEGARRAVRVSGALPGWAGTPPLVVEVESSGNIAVGPTPWGLHPWAPDAVRTAGADGDAEGLLDRAKGRGLVVVLRDAHRHPAQRALTTALLTARPDTVVVEMGLPVWRPGSAVYLATYGAAAANAQAAAELLGLVPAPDGTA; this is translated from the coding sequence GTGACGACCGACGACATCGCGACCACCGGGGAGATCACGCGCCTCGCCCGCGCGGCGCTCTCGCCGTCCTTCCCCGGGGCCACCGCGCCGGGCTGGCTCCTGGACGAGCTCGAGCGGGGGCTCGGCGGGGTCACCCTGTTCGCCCTCACCGGCAACGTGCCGAGCCCCGAGTCGCTGGCCGCGCTCACCGCGCGGATGCGCACGGCCGGCGCGCCGCTGGTCAGCATCGACGAGGAGGGAGGGGACGTCACCCGGCTCGGCGGGCACGCCACCGGCAGCCCCTACCCGGGCAACGCCGCGCTCGGCGCCGTCGACGACCCGGACCTGACCCGCCGCGTCTACCGGTCGATGGGCGCCGAGCTGGCCGAGGTCGGCGTGAACCTCAACTTCGCGCCGTCGGTCGACGTGAACACCGCCGCCGACAACCCGGTGATCGGCACCCGCTCGTTCGGGTCCGACGCCGCGCTGGTCGCCCGGCACGCCGCCGCGGCCGTCGCCGGGACGCAGGAGGCGGGCGTCGCCGCGTGCGCCAAGCACTTCCCGGGCCACGGCGCGACCGTCGTCGACTCGCACCTGACGATCCCGCTGGTGGACGCCGACCTGGCGCTGCTGGACCGCCGCGAGCTGGTCCCGTTCCGGGCCGCGATCGACGCCGGGGCCCGCGCGGTGATGACCGGGCACCTCAACGTGCCGGAGATCACCGAGGGGCTGCCCGCCACGCTGTCCCCCGCCGCGATCACCGGGCTGCTGCGCGAGCGGCTCGGGTACGCGGGCGTGATCGTCACCGACGCGCTCGACATGCGGGGCGCGAGCGGCGCGATCGGGATCCCCGAGGCGTCCGTCCGGGCCATCATCGCGGGCGCCGACCTGCTGTGCCTGGGCCCGAACGAGCACGCCGACACGCTGCGCGCGACGCTCGCGGCCGTCGAGGCGGCGGTGCGGGACGGGCGGCTGTCGCCGCATCGGCTGCAGGACGCCGCCGACCGCACCGACGCGCTCCGCCGGTGGCTGTCCGGCGAGGTCCCCGCGACGCCCGACCGGGACGCCGGCCTGGAGGGCGCGCGACGCGCCGTGCGGGTGTCGGGAGCGCTCCCAGGCTGGGCCGGGACACCGCCGCTGGTCGTCGAGGTCGAGTCGTCCGGCAACATCGCGGTCGGCCCGACGCCCTGGGGCCTGCACCCTTGGGCGCCCGACGCCGTCCGGACGGCCGGGGCGGACGGCGACGCGGAAGGCCTTCTGGACCGTGCCAAGGGTCGCGGGCTCGTGGTCGTCCTGCGGGACGCGCACCGGCACCCGGCCCAGCGCGCCCTGACGACCGCGCTGCTGACGGCCCGTCCCGACACCGTCGTCGTCGAGATGGGACTGCCGGTCTGGCGGCCGGGTTCGGCCGTCTACCTGGCCACCTACGGCGCCGCCGCCGCCAACGCGCAGGCGGCCGCCGAGCTGCTCGGGCTCGTCCCCGCACCGGACGGAACGGCCTGA